Proteins from one Blattabacterium cuenoti genomic window:
- a CDS encoding phosphoglycerate kinase — protein MIKNIKTISDFNFKNKTALLRTDFNVPVNKYHKITDDTRIQYSIPTIQKIISEKGKVVIISHFGRPKGFPSKTYSLKFLIPILSKILKLSVKFFENCIGKNVEKKVNELENGDVLLLENLRFYKEEEEENENFAFELSKLGDIYVNDAFGASHRSHTSITVLPKLFQEKKCIGFLMQKEIQFLNKFFLSKKENRPITILLGGAKISSKIEIIENIINFADHILIGGGMSYPFILKKGGRIGNSLIEKEKNKMIKIEKILTKIINKCQKKNILHLPKDVIITNSFNNTKTTKISSIYSIPDGWTGLDIGPSSIKYFCDFIEQSKTILWNGPVGVFENPNFSLGTISIAEKIAKTTEKGAFSLVGGGDSIAALKMGGYDKKISYLSTGGGALLESLKKKVLPGIKSLILNNN, from the coding sequence TAATTTCAAAAATAAAACAGCCTTACTAAGGACAGATTTTAATGTTCCTGTAAATAAATATCATAAAATAACAGATGATACCCGTATTCAATATAGTATTCCAACTATTCAAAAAATCATATCTGAAAAAGGAAAAGTCGTTATTATTTCTCATTTTGGAAGACCAAAAGGATTCCCATCTAAAACTTATTCTTTAAAATTTTTAATTCCTATCTTGTCCAAAATTTTAAAACTTTCTGTAAAATTTTTCGAAAATTGCATAGGAAAAAATGTAGAAAAAAAAGTTAATGAATTAGAAAATGGAGATGTATTATTATTGGAAAACCTCCGTTTTTATAAGGAAGAAGAAGAAGAAAATGAAAATTTTGCATTTGAATTATCAAAATTGGGAGATATTTATGTGAATGATGCTTTTGGAGCTTCTCATCGATCACATACTTCTATTACTGTTCTCCCAAAATTATTTCAGGAGAAAAAATGCATAGGATTTCTTATGCAAAAAGAAATTCAATTTTTGAATAAATTTTTTCTTTCAAAAAAAGAGAACAGACCTATCACAATTTTATTAGGAGGAGCAAAAATTTCTTCTAAAATAGAAATTATTGAAAATATCATAAATTTTGCCGATCATATATTAATAGGAGGTGGAATGTCTTATCCTTTTATTTTAAAAAAAGGAGGAAGAATAGGTAATTCTCTTATAGAAAAAGAAAAAAATAAAATGATTAAAATTGAAAAAATTTTAACCAAAATTATTAATAAATGTCAAAAAAAAAACATTTTACATCTTCCAAAAGATGTTATTATAACTAATTCATTTAATAATACAAAAACTACTAAAATATCTTCTATTTATTCTATTCCAGATGGATGGACTGGGTTAGATATAGGGCCATCTTCTATAAAATATTTTTGTGATTTTATAGAACAATCAAAAACGATCTTATGGAATGGACCAGTAGGAGTTTTTGAAAATCCAAATTTTTCTTTAGGGACCATTTCTATAGCAGAAAAAATTGCAAAAACAACTGAAAAAGGTGCGTTTTCTTTAGTAGGAGGAGGAGATTCTATTGCGGCTTTAAAAATGGGAGGATATGATAAAAAAATCAGTTATTTATCTACTGGAGGAGGAGCCTTATTAGAAAGCTTGAAAAAAAAAGTTCTTCCTGGTATAAAATCCTTAATATTAAATAATAATTAA